One Primulina eburnea isolate SZY01 chromosome 4, ASM2296580v1, whole genome shotgun sequence genomic window, ATTTCTCGGTTATTAGTTTAATGAATATACAAATCTAATACAAAACTTAAGTACATCAGTTTAAGAAGTttaattttacataaaaattaacCAATACTCATTTAAGAATGAAAGGAGATTAACCCTCGtagtattcaatacaatctaaataagCTCACTACATATATGCGatgcattcaaaatattatagttAACCATATAAATCAATACTTCACCTGTTAACTTGTACTTCCATTTAAACCTGTAGAAATATCCGATATATGTTAATCAAATATCCATATTCGGAATGCATCCGACACAATCTATGGAAATGTGGCTATTTTAGCAGTGTTGGGTTTAAGCATATCAAAGAGAACAACCGGATGAACCATGATTCGTGAACTAACTTGGATAATCAAgcaagaaatatatatatatatatatatatatatatatatatatatatatatatatatatatatgaaaagttCGAACAACTGATTAAAATGAAGCTAATGATGGCCATCAGTACGGCTAACTTCAACTGGCTAAGTCTAACCTGGTACCATttttttggcaaaaatttgAGTAGAGGTGATCTCTTTCAATCATGAAGCCCACGTGGGCTCAATGGAGTACCAATCCAATTGCTGCAAGACCTCCAGTTCTTCCCTCCCGAACTTCTGAATTGGAAGCTGTTTGAATTCACTGTGAACTTATTTAAGAATTGCCCTTTCGGGTTTGAAGCTGCGGGTGCAATTAAATCCAGAAGCCAAGATTTTGTTCCTCTAAAAATATAGAAATATGCGGTAATCTAGAACTATGTAAATGTAATGCATCCCTTTGATTGAAAAATATCATGTTCCGGATGGAGAACTAACTGTATTTTGATTGTTAAGAAATTTTCTTGAAGGAAGAATCACAATCATTCTCATTTACAGCAGCAACCTTCTTGTCATCCTGTTGCTCACCAGAAAATTTTTGGTAAAATTGCAAAACCTTTGGATGTGCCTTGATTTTCTTGGGATTTAGGCCAGATAGATGAAGCCCCCCCAAGCTCTTCACACGGGAGAGCGCAACATAGACCATTCCAAAGTCAAAGACTCGCAAGAGATTGGTATCAAGTTTTTCAAGAGTCATTCCTTGACACTTGTGTATGCTTAGAGCCCATGAAAGTATGAGAGGGATCTGCCTTCGTGCAGCAACCATTTTGTCCCCATCCAGAACGACCCATATCTCGGGCTGAACAACAAGCTCAATCCCAGAGTCGAATTCTACCACGGGCAACAAACTGCCATGACTGCACATATCAGACAATTGATATTGCTTCTCGGAAACTGCGTAGAATTCTTTAACCGTACCTGTTGCACCATTCACAAGATTACGCCAAGTACTTATATTTTTAGTTAGCATCACCCTAGCACCGACACAAAGTTCTAGCTCATCGGGGGCAATCCCACTCTTAAGTTGCCTGGTCCATTGGTACTCACCCAAATCTTCAGCTTTATAAACATGAACTTCCTGATCTAAGCTCTCCATTTTCATCTTGTTCACCCTCTCAACATCTTCGATCCTTGGGAAGATTCTTACTGCTGAAGGATCCGGCTCATATCCAGAGCAACACCCTTCCAAAAGCTTCAAATCACCATCATCAATCTCCCCCTTTCTAATTCCCTGGAGTAATTTGATAAGAAGAGCATCAGATTGCCTGAAAACTTTCGTAAGTTCCATCTGCAAATCAAAACTTGAATCCCAACAATCAGCCTCAAAAGCAAACACCTTCGCtaccttcttcttttttttgagAATGGGTGGTAACTGAAAGAAGTCCCCACTAACAATCAGCTGCAATCCACCCCAACTTCGGTTGTCACCCTCACTTGCTTCCACCCTTATGCTCCTTGCAACATGTTCAAGATTTTCGAAAAGTATAGCATCTACCATGCTTGCCTCATCGATAAGCAACGCCTTCGCCTTCTTCCACCGGTAGCAAGCCTTCTTATCCGAAAGAACCCTCTCGAGCAAACTTGCACGATCAACTTCACCTAATCCAATCCCAGCAAATGAATGAAGAGTTTGCCCATTCAGGGCACAAGCAGCAACACCAGTAGGAGCAGTCACATAAACCTTAGACTTGCCATGTAATTTCTTGAGTCTCTTAATTATATGCTGGAGTAGAAAAGTTTTCCCGGTCCCAGCCGAACCCGTAATAAAGACAGACTGACCATTACAAACAGCATCCAACGCCTTCTTTTGCTCATCCGTCCACTTAATTCTAGACCTTTTAGGAGTTCTAGAATCATTTTTACCAAAAAATTTCTTGTTCTTGAAAAAGAAATGTTTAGCCGAGGATATCTTACTGGCAGGAGCAGCTTCAGTATTAAAGTATCGGCACGCTGCTACAGAAAATGAGAGCAATTTCATATCCTACTCTCTTCCTTGCACCAACACAACACACACTGAGCCCACGCACAAGCACTTCTGGAAAGTCAAGAATCTCTCCAAAATCTGAGGTTTAATAGCTCAAGACCCACATTCTGTAAAAGGAAAACGGAAATGACAAGTTTCTCACTTCTATAATCATCAACACTTCACTCGAATCCATCATTCTACAATGAAACGATccccaaaaaaaaattgaactttCGAAGGAAACAAGGCAACGAAATTTAAACAGAGCTTAATAAAGAGATTAAAGCATCGGGACACGGATTGAAGAAAGAAATCCGCTTACCAGATGTTAGATTTTTCTTAGACCGCTGCTGTGGTACAGCAGGGAGCAGCAAGATTTCCGTTTCTAACCTAGAGGAATAGGGAAAACGAGAGAGTGTTTATTAAAAATATGGAgtgaatataatttattttgttatcatttttttaaaaattatttaaaaactaCTTTTTTTTCGTTAgtgtatttaatattttattttaaataataaaatttataatttagttAAATAAAAAACTTACCTGACTCAATTTTACCCAACTCAACCCAATTCATATTTCACTTCCTTCCTTCCCAATCTTCACAAAACATCTTCTTTTTCTCAACCCCCCTTGCATCCTTTGTTTTGGTTTTTGGTCTGCAAGAAATCCAACGAGAGAATCACTAATTGATAAGAATtcaactttttatttttgaggtgTGAAATCCATTGTTCTCGACCCAGGAGATTGGGTCTAGGTGTGAAGACCTCGATCTAGGTGTGAAGAGCTCGACCCAGGACCTGGGTCGAATTCTTCACACTGTGAAGAGCTCGATCCGAACTGGTGTGAAGAGCTCGTGGGTCGAGCAGGGAGCTCCACCTCTTCACACTAAAGAGCTCGTGTGAGCTCGACCCAAGGTGAGTGGAGCTTTTTGTTTTTTGTGGAGCTCTTCACCCTGGGTCGAGCTCGACCCAAAACAAAGACCTCGACCCATCTCACCTCGACCCACTACT contains:
- the LOC140830902 gene encoding ATP-dependent DNA helicase pfh1-like → MKLLSFSVAACRYFNTEAAPASKISSAKHFFFKNKKFFGKNDSRTPKRSRIKWTDEQKKALDAVCNGQSVFITGSAGTGKTFLLQHIIKRLKKLHGKSKVYVTAPTGVAACALNGQTLHSFAGIGLGEVDRASLLERVLSDKKACYRWKKAKALLIDEASMVDAILFENLEHVARSIRVEASEGDNRSWGGLQLIVSGDFFQLPPILKKKKKVAKVFAFEADCWDSSFDLQMELTKVFRQSDALLIKLLQGIRKGEIDDGDLKLLEGCCSGYEPDPSAVRIFPRIEDVERVNKMKMESLDQEVHVYKAEDLGEYQWTRQLKSGIAPDELELCVGARVMLTKNISTWRNLVNGATGTVKEFYAVSEKQYQLSDMCSHGSLLPVVEFDSGIELVVQPEIWVVLDGDKMVAARRQIPLILSWALSIHKCQGMTLEKLDTNLLRVFDFGMVYVALSRVKSLGGLHLSGLNPKKIKAHPKVLQFYQKFSGEQQDDKKVAAVNENDCDSSFKKIS